The Herminiimonas arsenitoxidans sequence CGACGTTGGAACATGCGTGCCAGCCAGAACGACGCCAGAGCAGCGAACAGCACGCCAGTGGCAACACTCAGTACAGACAGCAAACCCGTGAGACAAAGTAGCAAAATTGGCAACAATGTAATGCCCGCCGCAATGCCAAACTCACCGTTAGACATCTGTTGTGCAATTGGTTTCGCTTTGCCGTCGGCTTTTACATATTCCATGCGCCAAACCAGACTGATCGCAGCCAGACGCGAGAGCGGATGCGCAACCAGCAAGACCAATACAACTGCCGTTGATGGCAAGCTGGAAAGAGTCATCCACTTCAACGCCAGCATCAAACCTATTCCAATCGCGCCATACGCACCTATGCGCGAATCCTTCATGATCTCCAGCGCACGCTCTGCGGTCGTACCACCACCCAAGCCATCGCAGGTATCGGCAAAACCATCTTCATGGAAAGCGCCCGTCAGATAGATACCGGCAATTGTTGATAACAGAACTGCTATCGATTGCGTCCACAACAAGGAGCCAATCGCATACACAATGATAGTAACCAAGGCCACGACAAGCCCCACTGCCGGGAAGTAGCGCGATGCATGTTGCAACCATTGCGCATCAAAGCCGACCCAGCGTGGAATAGGAATGCGCGTAAAAAACTGCAAGGCAACAAAGAACAGACGCAGTTGATGCATACAACGCGCGCCAAAACTTGTTTGAGGGATGATTTCTAATTCCATAATATGTTTACGCAGTCTGCTTGCTAACGTCTGCCGATTCAAAGGTTGCCATCTCACACAGGAAATTCACCGATGCGTGCAGCAGCGGCAATGCCAACACACTGCCGGTTCCTTCACCCAGACGCAAACCCATTTGCAGTATAGGGCGGCCGCCAAGATGCGCGAGCATTTGTCTATGGCCGTGCTCGTCAGAACAATGTGCGAACACGCAATAATCGAGGATCGCCGGCTGCAAACGCGCAGCAACCAGCAAGGCACTCGTAATGATGAAACCATCGATCAGCAAGACCATACGGCGTTCCGCTGCAGCCAACATCGCACCAGCGATCATCGCAATCTCGAACCCGCCAAACGTAGCCAGAATATCCAGTGGTGCACCGCCCGCAACAATCGCGGCATGATGCGCAACAGCATCTTGCACAACTTTTTGCTTATGCAAGATACCGTCCTGCGCCAAGCCTGTACCTGCACCCACGCATTCCGCAGCGGGTAACTTGGTCATCGCATGCATGATGGCTGCAGCGGCTGTGGTGTTACCGATGCCCATCTCGCCAAAACCAAGTACATTGCCTTTCAATCCTGCAACCAACTCCGCGCCGTACTGCATGGCTTGCGCGCATTGCTCTACGCTCATCGCCGGTTCCTGTGCAAAGTTACGTGTACCGTGCGCCACCTTGCGATCAAGCAAACCATCGCGTTTGCCAAAGTCATGATTCACACCAGCATCAACGATGTGCAGTGCGCAATGATTCTGCCGCGCAAATACATTGATCGCTGCGCCGCCAGCCAGGAAGTTCTCCACCATCTGCCAAGTCACGCTTTGCGGATAAGCAGAAACGTTTTCTGCCACGATGCCGTGATCACCGGCAAAAACGAGCAGCGCCGGAGCTATCAACTTAGGCTGCGTTGTCTGCTGGATCAGACCAATTTGCTTGGCCAGTGTTTCGAGCATGCCGAGGCTGCCCAGCGGTTTGGTTTTGTTATTGATCGCAGCATCAAGTGCAGCGGATAAAACAGGATTCTGTGTTGAATAAAGAGTAGTCATGCTTGATGTGCTGCGTATAGCGCACGATCCTTAGAATAAATGTAATACCTTGACAACAATTTACGGCCTCGATACGGACAAACGTGCACGTTATCGATGCCAAAAAATGCTGGGCGAATAAAAAGTTGTTGCAGTGTAGGCGCGAGGGTAAGCCGCGTCAAACCTCAGCTTTTAAGCCAAACGCAAGCAGCGTACACAAGATCTCTAAAACCGACAGTAGCAAGAAGTGAATAGGATGGCAGTTGGCCATGACAAGGCGATTACAGAATTACAACAAGGACACGGCTATTTAACAAAATTTTGCAAGTGTTGCCAACCGTCTCCAACTTACATTGAATTGCTATGCGCCCCTCTGAAATCTGGGTATTATTGCCCTAGGTCAACGTGCAAAAGTGCGCGTACCAAAATCCATCGCCTGCTGCATAAAAAGCGCCATTCTTTATCAGGTGCAGCGCGTTTTGTTTTGCCGATCAGGCCACATACGCGACAACAAGCAGCAGTGCAAAATGGATAAACGACAGGGAAAGGTATTACATGAGCGGCGACGTAGATGATTTTGATGCACTGTTTGAAGAGATTTCCGCGCAACGTGCAGAAACCGTAGCGGCAGTAGCGCCGGCGGCAGCTCCTCCAGCTCCTGTAGTCGAAGCAGTACAGAACACTGCACACGTTGCAGCGGCAACACCAGCCCCAACATTGGAAGAAGATGGTACTGAGAAGCCGATGTACGAACGCCTGGGTGGCATAGTCCGTTTGTTGCATGACTCGCTGCGTGAGCTCGGTTACGACCGTTCACTGTCTGATGTCGCATCACAGATTACCGATGCACAAGGCCGTCTCGAATACGTCGCCACATTGACCGAACAAGCCGCCAACAAGGTCTTGAATGCCATCGATGTCGGCATGCCGGAACAAGATGCCTTGTCCAAAAGCGCTAAGGATATGGATACGCGCTGGACACAATTATTCGAAGGCAAACTCAGCGTCGATGAATTCAAAACGCTGGCCAACGATTCCCGTCAGTTCAACGCCAAGGTAGTCGAAGTAACCGAAGCAGAAAAAGCTCGCCTGCTGGAAATCATGATGGCGCAGGACTTCCAGGATATTACCGGTCAGTTGATCAAGAAAATTGTCACCATCACGCACAAGGCTGAAACCGAACTGGCTCAGCTTCTGCGCGACAACGCACCACCTGAAGTCAAGGCAGCCGTCGAGCACAAACCAGTTGAATTGATGAACGGTCCATCCGCACCTACCATCGCCATGGTGCAGGATGATGTCGATAGCCTTCTTGCCGATCTGGGGTTCTAATGGATGACATGCTCAAGGATTTCGTCGTTGAAGCGTTGGAGCTGGCGACGAATGTAGAAGAGCACCTGCTCACACTGGAGCGGAATCCGGGCGATCTCAATACGTTGAACGCAGTCTTCCGTTCATTCCACACAATCAAGGGTGGTGCCGGCTTCATGAATTTGCCGGCGATGGTATCGGCATGTCATTTAACTGAAAATCTGTTCGATGCGCTGCGTACTGGTCAAGTGCCGGTCACACCGATTGCGATCGAAGCTGCACTGCAAGCCAGTGGTTTTGTCGCTGATCAATTGGGCGAACTCGCCAACGGTGCACAACCGGAAAGTCTGTCCGCCATGCCAGCATCGCTGGAAGAAATTTTGAACAGCGCAATCGAAGGCGAAGCACAAACAGCTGCTGTTGTTGAGCCCGCAGCAATCGCGCCCCCCGCTTCAGCAACTATGGATAGCGATGGCATCGACTGGAATGCCTTATACCTTGCTGTTGTGCCAGCCGGCACTGCACCAGAGCTTGCTGCCGTGGCAGTGGCACCGCAAGCTGCACCAGCCGAAGCACCTGCAGCTAAAGTATGGGATGGCGTCGACCGCCGTGGTGGCGATGCGAAACAAGCCTCTGCACCTATCAAGGAAGACAGCATCCGTGTTGACGCAGTCAAGCTCGACACCTTGCTGGAAGTTGCCGGCGAGTCGGTACAAGCCGCCAATCAAGCCAGCGTACTGCTGGAAAAACTCGCACAATTCCCGGTGGAAGGACATGCCGCAACCCTGATGGCAGCACTGGCAGAAACATTGAATCGCGCTTCACGCTATTCAACAGAATTGCAGCGCGCCACATTGGCGACACGCATGCAACCAGTCGGCAAACTGTTTCAGAAATTCCCGCGTCTAGTACGTGAGTTGGCCAAGGATTTGGGCAAAGACGTCGAGCTGCAAATCGAAGGTGCAGAAACCGAAGTCGATCGCGTCGTCGTCGACAGTTTGTACGATCCATTAGTACACATGCTGCGCAACTCACTCGATCACGGCATTGAAGACAATGCGACGCGTATTGCCAGCGGCAAATCGACCAAGTCGGTTATTTTGCTGAAAGCATGGCAGGAAGCCAGCAGCGTCATGATCGAAATTTCCGATGATGGCAAAGGGATGA is a genomic window containing:
- a CDS encoding adenosylcobinamide-GDP ribazoletransferase, whose product is MHQLRLFFVALQFFTRIPIPRWVGFDAQWLQHASRYFPAVGLVVALVTIIVYAIGSLLWTQSIAVLLSTIAGIYLTGAFHEDGFADTCDGLGGGTTAERALEIMKDSRIGAYGAIGIGLMLALKWMTLSSLPSTAVVLVLLVAHPLSRLAAISLVWRMEYVKADGKAKPIAQQMSNGEFGIAAGITLLPILLLCLTGLLSVLSVATGVLFAALASFWLARMFQRRIAGYTGDCLGAVQQVAEVAFYLGVLAVIAY
- the cobT gene encoding nicotinate-nucleotide--dimethylbenzimidazole phosphoribosyltransferase; protein product: MTTLYSTQNPVLSAALDAAINNKTKPLGSLGMLETLAKQIGLIQQTTQPKLIAPALLVFAGDHGIVAENVSAYPQSVTWQMVENFLAGGAAINVFARQNHCALHIVDAGVNHDFGKRDGLLDRKVAHGTRNFAQEPAMSVEQCAQAMQYGAELVAGLKGNVLGFGEMGIGNTTAAAAIMHAMTKLPAAECVGAGTGLAQDGILHKQKVVQDAVAHHAAIVAGGAPLDILATFGGFEIAMIAGAMLAAAERRMVLLIDGFIITSALLVAARLQPAILDYCVFAHCSDEHGHRQMLAHLGGRPILQMGLRLGEGTGSVLALPLLHASVNFLCEMATFESADVSKQTA
- a CDS encoding protein phosphatase CheZ; the protein is MSGDVDDFDALFEEISAQRAETVAAVAPAAAPPAPVVEAVQNTAHVAAATPAPTLEEDGTEKPMYERLGGIVRLLHDSLRELGYDRSLSDVASQITDAQGRLEYVATLTEQAANKVLNAIDVGMPEQDALSKSAKDMDTRWTQLFEGKLSVDEFKTLANDSRQFNAKVVEVTEAEKARLLEIMMAQDFQDITGQLIKKIVTITHKAETELAQLLRDNAPPEVKAAVEHKPVELMNGPSAPTIAMVQDDVDSLLADLGF
- a CDS encoding chemotaxis protein CheA, yielding MDDMLKDFVVEALELATNVEEHLLTLERNPGDLNTLNAVFRSFHTIKGGAGFMNLPAMVSACHLTENLFDALRTGQVPVTPIAIEAALQASGFVADQLGELANGAQPESLSAMPASLEEILNSAIEGEAQTAAVVEPAAIAPPASATMDSDGIDWNALYLAVVPAGTAPELAAVAVAPQAAPAEAPAAKVWDGVDRRGGDAKQASAPIKEDSIRVDAVKLDTLLEVAGESVQAANQASVLLEKLAQFPVEGHAATLMAALAETLNRASRYSTELQRATLATRMQPVGKLFQKFPRLVRELAKDLGKDVELQIEGAETEVDRVVVDSLYDPLVHMLRNSLDHGIEDNATRIASGKSTKSVILLKAWQEASSVMIEISDDGKGMNGEQLRAKAISKGLISDTAAQTQEEMLQLVFLPGFSTKEVANSVSGRGVGMDVVKTAVEKHRGAITIDSTLGVGTRFSIRLPIELSIVPTMLVRSSDAALALPMAIVQRVVELPEEFEKVGGAPVLRDQGRPLPVRSLAGALGYELGVERVGIVIAAPQPYILSVGIVEGTADLVIKPMTAISVSGIAGTARSAEGELVLVIGLSFLLDGCRSTPKLAA